In Electrophorus electricus isolate fEleEle1 chromosome 14, fEleEle1.pri, whole genome shotgun sequence, a single window of DNA contains:
- the ddit4 gene encoding DNA damage-inducible transcript 4 protein produces MHKQLSASLSSEDGSFPSSPEADASTKRLSWSRLVQKLGEFGGVSSNHSLDFDSDTCSRDDVSDTGSLSLPDLSSVDSEMFYDPTEESLCKEVVQLIASSLTEAKDCTLHCSKLLIPEKLLEHIGQELVHLAASEPCGLRGALIDLCVEQGGTWQNAGQIAADPYLVPTFQLTLVLRLESGGFWPKLQGLFTTKSPSAPGVRHALKLSTGFRVIKRKLYSSEELLIEEC; encoded by the exons ATGCATAAACAACTGAGTGCGAGTCTTTCTTCGGAGGACGGCAGCTTCCCCTCTTCACCTGAAGCTGACGCTTCGACAAAGCGCTTATCCTGGAGCAGACTGGTCCAGAAACTCGGCGAGTTTGGAGGCGTAAGCAGCAATCACAGCTTAGACTTCGATTCGGATACCTGCAGCAGAGACGATGTGTCGGATACAG GTTCATTATCTCTGCCTGACTTATCCAGTGTCGACAGTGAGATGTTTTACGATCCAACGGAGGAGAGCCTGTGTAAAGAAGTTGTGCAGCTGATTGCCAGTAGTCTGACTGAGGCGAAAGATTGCACCCTTCACTGCTCCAAACTCCTCATTCCCGAGAAACTTCTGGAGCACATAGGGCAGGAACTAGTACATCTGGCTGCGAGTGAGCCATGCGGCCTGCGGGGGGCGCTGATTGATCTTTGTGTGGAACAGGGGGGAACCTGGCAGAATGCAGGGCAGATAGCAGCGGACCCTTATCTCGTCCCTACCTTTCAACTAACACTTGTACTGAGACTGGAATCGGGAGGATTTTGGCCTAAACTTCAGGGCCTATTTACTACCAAGTCACCCTCTGCTCCAGGTGTAAGACACGCACTTAAACTTAGCACTGGCTTCAGGGTGATCAAAAGGAAACTGTACAGCTCTGAAGAGCTTCTTATAGAAGAATGTTGA